GTGGCAGGCGGACATTGTGGCTATGGGGCAGGCGCTGGAAAGTCATGCGGCGTTCGACTGGATCATCGTCGACCACTACGGCCTCGATCATCACTGGCAGACCGCAGCCCGCCGTTGGGCATCACGAATCGCGGCGGTGGACGATCTCGCCACCCGCACCTACAGCGTCGATCTGCTGCTTAACCAGAACCTTTCAGGTACAGCAGAGGCTTACGTGTCGCTGGCGCCCGGTTGCCGGATGTTGCTCGGCCCACGGTTCGCTCTGCTGCGCGAGGAGTTCAGTGGTCCGGCTATAGAGATCAAGCCTCAGGCCAAGCGGGTGCTGGTGAATTTCGGTGGTTTTGATGCGGCCATGCAGACTTACCACGCGATGCTGGCGCTGGCGGATTTTCATGAGCTGGAAGTTGATTTTGTCGCCGGTGCGGATAACCCCGCCTGGACGCAGATGCAGGTCCTGGCGGCGAGTCGTCCGAATTGGCGGTTGCACAGTTTTGTCAGCGACTTTTACCGATTGATTAAAGAAGCGGACCTGTTTATCGGTGCTGGTGGCGGTACCAGTTGGGAGCGCGCGGCCCTGGGCCTGCCAACGATTTGTATTGCCGTGTCGAATAACCAGCAGGCCAACGCAGACGTGATGGCCGCGATGGGCGCGCATGTTTTCATGGGCGCCCGCGAGCAGGTCAGCATCGAGCAACTGCGTCTGGCTATCGGCTTTGTCGCCGCCAATCAAGGCCTGCGTCAGAGCCTGGCGGCACGTTCCCGAGAGTTGGTCGATGGCCGTGGTGCAAGGCGAGTCGCGGCGGCGCTGTCCGGCGCAGTACTGAACTTGCGTGCGGCGACCCTGGCCGATGCCCAATTGCTGTTTGACGGACGCAATGCTGAGTCGGTACGACGCTGGTCGCTGGAGAGCGGCGTGATCGATTGGCCTGCGCATCTGAACTGGCTGACCGCAAGCCTGAGTAACGCCAGGCGACTGTTGCTGATCGCTGAGGCCGATGATGGTCCGGTCGGCGTGTTGCGGTATGACGTGCGCGGCTTTGCCGCCGAAGTATCGATTTATCTGTTCGAAGATCGACTCGGCCTGGGATGGGGCAGGGCGCTGCTGGAGCGGGGCGAAGCCCTGGTAATGGCTCATTGGCCGCAACTGCAATTGCTCAACGCGACGATAATGCCCGGCAACCAGCCATCGCTGAAGGTTTTTCGCGAAGCCGGTTTCACCCAGAGTGCTTGCGCGTTCACGCGCGTATTGAAGGATCACAGAAATGACTAGCTTCAAGATTGGCGAGCGCCTGATCGGTAACGAAGCGCCGCCGTTCATCATTGCCGAGATGAGTGGCAACCATAACCAGTCCCTCGACGTGGCGCTGCAGATTGTCGAAGCGGCGGCCAGGGCCGGTGCCCATGCCTTGAAGCTGCAAACCTACACCGCCGAAACCATGACCCTGGACATGTGCGACGGAGCGTTTTTCATCAAGGACCCCAATAGCCTCTGGAGGGGCTCCTCGTTGTACGCGCTGTACGAAAAGGCCCATACGCCATGGGAATGGCACGCACCGATTTTTGCCCGGGCCAAAGCGCTGGGCATGCTGGCGTTTTCGACTCCCTTCGATGACACCTCCGTGGACTTCCTTGAAAGCCTCGACGTGCCTGCCTACAAAATTGCCAGTTTCGAAAATACCGACTTGCCGCTGATTCGGCGGGTCGCCGCCACGGGCAAGCCGCTGATTATCTCCACCGGCATGGCCAGCATCGCCGAACTCGACGAAACCGTACGCGCCGCCCGAGAGGCCGGCTGCAAGGAACTGGTGTTGCTCAAATGCACCAGCACTTACCCGGCGACGCCAGCCAACAGTAACGTGCGAACCATTCCCCATTTGCGCGAAATGTTTGGCTGTGAAGTGGGCTTGTCTGACCACTCCATGGGCGTCGGGGTTTCCGTTGCAGCGGTGGCGTTGGGCGCCACGGTGGTAGAAAAGCATTTCACCCTCGATCGAGCCGCTGGCGGGGTAGATGCCAGTTTCTCTCTGGAACCAGCGGAAATGGCCAGCCTGGTTATCGAAACCGAGCGGGCCTGGCAAGCGATGGGGCAGGTGCATTACGGCGTCACCGAGGCCGAGCGTAAATCTCTGGTGTACCGCCGTTCGCTCTATGTGACTCAGGACATGGTAGCCGGCGAGCCCTTCACAACCGCCAATCTGCGGGCCATTCGTCCAGGCCTGGGGCTTGCCCCCAAACACGCTGAAACCGTTCTGGGGCAGCGCGCCCGTCAGGCCATCAAGCGCGGAACACCGCTGGATTGGTCGTTGGTCGAATAACCTGTCGCAGGGCTGA
The Pseudomonas sp. MYb327 DNA segment above includes these coding regions:
- the pseG gene encoding UDP-2,4-diacetamido-2,4,6-trideoxy-beta-L-altropyranose hydrolase, which translates into the protein MRVLIRADASPTIGSGHIARCLTLARVLREQGSHVAFACRLLPGHRLEALQAEGFETFALAGCYDGEDPRQAIESLLPWQADIVAMGQALESHAAFDWIIVDHYGLDHHWQTAARRWASRIAAVDDLATRTYSVDLLLNQNLSGTAEAYVSLAPGCRMLLGPRFALLREEFSGPAIEIKPQAKRVLVNFGGFDAAMQTYHAMLALADFHELEVDFVAGADNPAWTQMQVLAASRPNWRLHSFVSDFYRLIKEADLFIGAGGGTSWERAALGLPTICIAVSNNQQANADVMAAMGAHVFMGAREQVSIEQLRLAIGFVAANQGLRQSLAARSRELVDGRGARRVAAALSGAVLNLRAATLADAQLLFDGRNAESVRRWSLESGVIDWPAHLNWLTASLSNARRLLLIAEADDGPVGVLRYDVRGFAAEVSIYLFEDRLGLGWGRALLERGEALVMAHWPQLQLLNATIMPGNQPSLKVFREAGFTQSACAFTRVLKDHRND
- the pseI gene encoding pseudaminic acid synthase; its protein translation is MTSFKIGERLIGNEAPPFIIAEMSGNHNQSLDVALQIVEAAARAGAHALKLQTYTAETMTLDMCDGAFFIKDPNSLWRGSSLYALYEKAHTPWEWHAPIFARAKALGMLAFSTPFDDTSVDFLESLDVPAYKIASFENTDLPLIRRVAATGKPLIISTGMASIAELDETVRAAREAGCKELVLLKCTSTYPATPANSNVRTIPHLREMFGCEVGLSDHSMGVGVSVAAVALGATVVEKHFTLDRAAGGVDASFSLEPAEMASLVIETERAWQAMGQVHYGVTEAERKSLVYRRSLYVTQDMVAGEPFTTANLRAIRPGLGLAPKHAETVLGQRARQAIKRGTPLDWSLVE